From the genome of Syntrophorhabdaceae bacterium:
TATCATGAAGTCAAAGGCGGTAAATCTCCAAAAACCGCGCCGACATATATTAAAGAAGAAGAGCCGAAAACAGCAACTGCACCATCGAACAAATATAAGTGCAAGGTATGCGGGTATGTCTACGACCCGGAAAAAGGCGATCCGGATTCAGGGATAAAGCCCGGCACACCTTTTGAGGAATTACCCGATAGTTGGGTCTGTCCTGTCTGTAACGCACCGAAGAGCGAGTTTGAGAAAGAATAATAGACCAAGTATATAGTATATCGTATATAGTGAACTTCAAAAGAGCCCGGACCATCCATAAGGTTGCGAATTGTATGTCGTAAGGAGATGAACTTGAAGTTACGATATACTATATACGACATACGATATACTGATCAGCTGACTGCTGATAGCTGTAAGCGTACCAGGTGAGAGGTTAACATGGACGAAACATTGAGAGAAACCAATTTTACAGAGATCGGTACTCCCAGACGGGGGAAGGTAAGAGATGTCTATGACCTCGGCGAGAACCTGCTGATCGTAGCCAGCGACCGGCTTTCGGCCTTTGATGTAGTTTTGCCGACGGGGATCCCCGATAAGGGCAAAGTGCTGACGCAGCTTTCCGT
Proteins encoded in this window:
- a CDS encoding rubredoxin, producing the protein MKEEEPKTATAPSNKYKCKVCGYVYDPEKGDPDSGIKPGTPFEELPDSWVCPVCNAPKSEFEKE